Part of the Sylvia atricapilla isolate bSylAtr1 chromosome 1, bSylAtr1.pri, whole genome shotgun sequence genome, CAGCTTGGAACATCCCTTCAACAGACCGGTAAACCTTGTAAGTCTTCCAGCTCCAAACACCTTCCTGCTCCACCATCAGACAAGCTGTGGCACAGCCCTTGCTGTATTTCTGCTCCTTAAAGGCGGTGACTCAGCATTCCAGCGCCATGAGCAGTGGGCATGCACAAAGGCATTCAGTCTGTTATCTCGCTAGGATAACAAGACCAGCGGCTCAAGAACCTCCTCAGGAACTGCCCTTAAATCAggtcctgctctgggcaggagaCACCTGTCGTGGCTTTtgagcctctgctgctctgttcttctcctgctcctctgccttcctccgCTCCTCTTTCAGCTCCTTGTACCTCCATTTGGGAATCTGCAGATAGGGGTCGTCCTTCGCACTGCTCCTCCTTCTCGCCTTTTCTGGCTGGAAGGTGGGTGGAGGAGCCTTGCTGACACGGACTTTGGGGATGACAAATCCCGGCCGGACGCTGCTCCGCCGAAGCAGGTGGAGTGGCAGGAGGCTTGCTTTCCTCGTGGCTACTGTGCTCACTTGGGACATGGCCATGCTGATGGGCTGCAGGCTGGCTCGACGCTCCTTCTTCTTGGGGATCACCGTGACTTTGGAGTTCTGAAAGAGCTTCTCGTAGTTGCTAACGTGATCTTTGTCTTGAGATCGGatctcctctgctctctgcttccTAAGGATTTCCTGCACAGCCAGTCTGCGTTTCCCCACACAAGGTGGGCTGCCTGGGCACACAGTCCGGCACGCCAGAGCGATGAAGGGACTTCCCAAGCTTGTTGTCACCTTCACCATGTGGTCAAGGACCCCGTCCTCTTCCGGGCCGTAGAAAGACCGGAATGAGACAGCCGCCCTCACGCATTCAGAAATCTTCTGCAAACAGCTTTTTGGCTCTGCAGCCTTGGCAAGAAGTTCCTTCATTTTTGGCCATTCTGGTTTATATTGATCAGAAAACTGTTCTGGGCATGGCCTGTCCATCAGCTTCTGCATGACGAAGGCAGACTCTGATCTTCCTGTGAAACAAGCCCATTCCCATGAAGTCAGTCCACGGCTTGGGTCAGTTGCATGAACATTTGCccctcaaaagaaaaagaaaaacaattagtGTTAATTAATTAAACCACCCACATTTCCATAGCTGTGATCAGAGGTGAATCAGGCAGATCTCTGCAAGAAAATGTGACATAAAATACACACTAATATTTGTGTCAAAGTGAACATGCAATAAGGACAGATCCGGTTCTTGACTTTGTGAActccttatttatttaaaacaaggTAAAAGACATTAAGACTGCCTATATGAAATTCtcttaaaattacaaataatgaaataattaatttcaccTGCATTTAATCCTGACTGGCATTTTAATATCCATAACTTGAGCTCACAAGAAAAGAGTCATAGATATGGAAAGAAACAATTCTCTACACAGAAATCCTTCCCCATATAGAATAGTGGACTTTGTACTGGTCACTTCCACTTGGAAGAAAGGTCTTAGGCTAAAGATCAcaaattccatgaaaatatCCACTCACAGCTCACTAGGGGtaaaaacagcaaataaaatgtaattactttcttaaaaagtattaaaaatggaaaaaaatgcaaagtataaaagcagaaatagagaaaacaacaaatgtGCAATTCATGCTCTCACATCTGAAAGGACCTAGTAGAATTAGGAAATGTTGAGAAGTTGTAACAAGGGTGATCAAATACAAGGAAAGTTTCCATAAATGTCGAAGAGTGGATAATGGGTGAGATGGACCTTCAGTCTGAGCCCAGAACAGCTGTTCTCATCTACCTGAGACTACCAGCCCTAAGGAAATGAAGTAATTGTTAGCCAAAACACTCTGTTATTGCCAAGGGGACCAGCCATAAGAGGCAGCTGGGATATAGGCTTCACAGCAGAGGCTTAGACATTTGAAGTGTTACGTCctggaaggaaattatttctagtGGCCTATCCTCCTCCATTCCCAGTTTATGATCTTTATCTCTCCAATTCTGACATCTGTCCCCATCaccattcttttttctttttttttttttttttttcataaatttctgCATCCTTTTCCATCTTTGCATTCCTTTTGATCTCTCCATCCTCCTGTAAAACCCCATACATAGGCTTTTGTCCTTGTTCTTCACTCTTTTTTCTCCAAAAGTGTTCTTCaatatttgttttcactgttcttCAGGGAACTTGGATGCTTGAAGAGAGGATACAAGAGTGACAGGAGAAGCAGGCATGCCCTATGATATCCTTTACAACTTCTTTAGTACTGTATCCACATTCCTTGGCAACCAGAAGATTGCCGGGAAGTTCTCCCATAATATTAGGGTGGGACTGTAGGCATTTTTTAATGGGGGTGGCATGTGCCCAGTCCTGCTCACAGAGAAGAGCTCTGTAAAGGACACCAGAAGTTCAATTCAAAGTGCACCTGTGGAAGAATTGCTGCAGAACAACGAGCAGCAACAAGTAGTTTTGGAAGCTGAAATTAGCAGGACACCGTTGCAAATACCCAGCAGATTACAGCTGGTGAATGCTAAAGGATACAAAAGACCTGTCCAAAAACTGGCTTGATGGCGCCAATTAAAAAGAATCTCAGAGACATGTCAAGGACTTGACAATTGGCACCATATCCTGTGCTTTGCATCCAAGTGATGCTGGGCACACCACCTGGGTACACACATCTTGATGTTTTACAGTGTATGGGTATGAAGGTGAATGAATGAAATCAATAGGAGGATGAAGGAATACTCTCTGGTGTCAGGCAGACAGGTTCTTAAGCTGAAAATCCTTTGGTTTATATTCTGCCTTTGAACTTTGACTGATCTCAGGGGGAGCTTTGCACTCTCCAGTCTGCAGACTGTTCAGCAGATCTGCACCACGTTCCCTGTGACAGGCACTGGAACTTTGCCCAGCTGCCTTCAACATACTGAGCTCTGCAACATTCAGTCACGGTTTACTCATATCTCTGGCCCTGCAGATAATTTCTGGGTTTCTTCAAAGTGTTTAAAGCTGGCATACAAAGAACATTTGATTTATTGAAGAGCTTCTTTACCAGATGAAGGACCATTTTCAAACAGTCAACACAAAACTGACCTACACAGATCCTGTCACAAAAGTGACAGTCTGTCTCATTGCTTTGCAAGAAGATGTCCAAAGATCTGAGGAAAAGACCAGGGAACAccatgataatttttttctggatggaTTACCTTGGACACAGCACTTCAAACTAGAATAAGGAGGACGtgataaaaggaaaagcaaccACCAACCAGTTTGTGATGGGTTCAGTATAACCTTTCCAACAAAGGGTGTTTTATcattacaggaaaataaaggcaACAAGAGAGCACGAGAACAGTGATAAACATCTCAACTTTAAGTCTATTACGTTAATTCCTACGTCTCTGAGAAAATCCCTAAAGAGAAGATGCTGGAGACACAGATCAGGAATGGATGTGGAAGGAGACACCCTAAGCAAAATTGCTGATCACATTGTAATTGTAATTTAAGTGAAATTTGCAGAAAGGACCACTCAGAGAGAGAGcaccagggcactgcagggagtCAAGTATGGGCCCTGGACTGGAAGGCAGAAAGGAgccaaagaagagaaagagtCAATCAAATCAAAGAGTTCACGACCTGTGGATTTGAAGAAAGGATTGCAAGATCTCAGAGGCAGAAGGGTTTGATGAAGTTCATAACTGCAGAAATTACATATAAATCGgtgaggggagggaaaaagacATTCCAAGACATGCCCTCCTGCTGAATTAACCTGTTCTTAAACCTCCCTACTCACACCGCCTATCTTCAAATCTCTCTCATCTCAGGCTAGCTTCTTTCCCTGGTCCCTTCTTAACACTTGGGAAGGAGTCTGAACTCCTTCCCAAAAGAGCTGACTGTGACTGTGGCAAATTATATGGAAATTGTTTCCTCAATGTACCCATAACAGGCAAGGCATTAATACAGGAAGAACAGTAGCTAAAGGAAttgttttcaaatatgaaatttAATTCTCAGCTTGTAAACAAACAAGAGGTAGAGACAGCTGCTTAACATTATCTTCAAGAAAAAGTCATTCCAGTTCTGATATAGTGCAGCTGTGAGAATTTGGAGCAGAGTAGTTCAAAAAGAACAGTTTGAGAAAGTGCTCACTGGGGGCTCCCCACCTTTCCTCGGAGCTGCACTCAGCTCtggtgctgtgccctgctggtCTGGACCCTGACCCACAGACTTAATTTCTTGTTTGACCTCAGACCTACCTTGTCTCAATGAACTTGCCCTTGTCATGATGGATTTGCCTGGCAATGACTGCAGTGTCAGGTTATTGTCCAGGTTATTGTCACCAGCCCTGCCACGTTCCTTAAAGGAGCACCTTTGTTGATGAGGCTGGTGCTGAGGCCTTGCTGCCACCCTTGGCTCACCTCCTTCTGAGGAGAAGCCCATTCTTTCTGACAGATGGGTCCCCAGGTGTTTTGGATACtctatttcagaaaacaatACTACAGAGTATTGAAATCCCAACCTTTCAACAGAAATCGATGGTGACTTTGTACCCTGTATCACAAAATCTCTTCTAAGTCATGATTTACCATAGTTTTATTGATTTCCTGCACAAATCAGGAGACATTCCTGAACAAACTTGTCATTCAGCAGAATGCCTTATCTGGAATACACGAGTAGTCATGTCCCTTTGTAAATGTGATAGCAGTCTTATTGAACTAATTGTCATTTCAGTGTAACTATAACCTACAAGTTTTCTTTCAGGAATGCTGCACTTGCCACTTGCCTTGCTTTTCCTAGAAGCTTCCCTGACGATCATTTTCAGCACAACTAATTTGAATATGTGTGCTCCTTTAGGATATAAATATCCTACTTTATTAAGACTTCACGTCCTTTTGAGATGCAAAACTGGCATCTTGGATTTTAAAGACAGGGGCTGAGGAGGCTCAGGCGCCTGTTCCCAGCCCGTTTCATGGGTGGTGTTTAAAGCTCAGTCTCCAGACCCAGGCCCACTCCGACAAGGTTACTAAGGCACACTGAGTTGAGGCTGGAGATCACAGCAGGGCTTGACACGTGAATAACAAGCGGCATTTCTGGCGGGCTCTCCTGATCAGCGCTGGCAGCAGCGCGGTGCTGGCAGTGCGACAGCCTGTGACAAACTGCCCGGGGGAGACCGGCCCTGCTCCCGCCGTGTGCTCACAAACAGCGCGTTCACATCTTCCAAAGAGCCCCTCTGAAACTGCGACAGCATGGCCAAGTGTCTCAGAGTGCCCTGATCTTGTAGTGATTGACCTTGGCCCCCCTCCACGAACTCAAATTTCAGAAAGAGCAGTCACTTTGGCAATCCAGCTCTGACCATCTGTCACACATTGCTGTTACCTCTTTCCCCATCTGACTGTGCTGAATCCATGCTAAGGCAGCTAGGAAGGTGAGTTATTTTGATTTGCTGACCTGCTGCATTGCCGTAAGTAGCTGGACATCAGCAGAGGTCTTACCCCAGCCATTGAACAGATACTGGGTTTAGAAACCTCCTGGCTGTAACTCTTTTCTAACCACACATAACTGCTTTGTAGCTGTGCAAGTAGATCCACAGCTGATGATAGGCGTTTCCCCTCTGTTGCCATCCATTTTTACAATTTAATAGcgaattttgctgttttgtttgtgaaactgattttttcacaaaatcttTTAATAGCTTCTTTTACCTTCTTCAGCTCACCAGTATTTCTTTGTCAGCGCCCACTCAGCGTCCCTTAAGTCACAAACTACTTCTAAATCCATTCTGAATGAgcatttccctccttctctccctccattTCACCAGACTATGAAAACACAGTGCTAAAAAATACTTAGATACTagtattaaaatataaatacttaGATATTAATGTTAAAGTGGGTGCAAGAAATTTACGACATGTCCTTTTTGGCCCCTATTTTGAGCTGAAAATGTGAGGAACTGCAAAGTACTCACTGAAACTGCGATTTAGAAAATCAAAAGT contains:
- the ANKRD33B gene encoding ankyrin repeat domain-containing protein 33B, whose translation is MVLLSGHGEQLPGERVCPAPAAAKEMPGAGAESGPEQGAAEAAAEEPDEEKEEEEDCEEYEDFSELPDTCSIASDDSFYPPGGLDDDDEDLWSLEGDERDSPEALSLFRACCTNNSIVLKALIRQGPQEEEVREADRNRRNGLIVACYQGYVDIVIALAQCPHLDVNWQDNEGNTALITAAQAGHITITNYLLNYFPGLDIEKRNAFGFTALMKSAMQGRTECVKALMMAGANVHATDPSRGLTSWEWACFTGRSESAFVMQKLMDRPCPEQFSDQYKPEWPKMKELLAKAAEPKSCLQKISECVRAAVSFRSFYGPEEDGVLDHMVKVTTSLGSPFIALACRTVCPGSPPCVGKRRLAVQEILRKQRAEEIRSQDKDHVSNYEKLFQNSKVTVIPKKKERRASLQPISMAMSQVSTVATRKASLLPLHLLRRSSVRPGFVIPKVRVSKAPPPTFQPEKARRRSSAKDDPYLQIPKWRYKELKEERRKAEEQEKNRAAEAQKPRQVSPAQSRT